The proteins below are encoded in one region of Conger conger chromosome 17, fConCon1.1, whole genome shotgun sequence:
- the epsti1 gene encoding epithelial-stromal interaction protein 1, with amino-acid sequence MDNRQNFSNRRLNSGARNMYAGQDNLDNQDNNFNSPDRQNTQPEQNERQPQYAGAYTMIPPNQSRRIKTQTMAQKEEEDLQRWREENRPGPISLAPSQLGGSTSLAEARQRQFNQSRQCKLQKKLKQEDLDRRKREEEEQKNQQMKTAQREKSDKLKEKREQEDLQRRYQHQQDRRAKMEQFLQKHESCSSAPAGPIASQPTSSWDRTREYREAQRQEENMELMRKKDEQRRKSDLREDKEKQLEEMKQREIEMDHRRVNSAFLDSIEARSGSARGAEPTPAPPEDRGVQPANQPRGPAGLANQTRGSAGPANQPRGPAGPANQPRGPAGGGLAPALADGSEGGAVQPANEPRAPAASPGGGEAPGLGDSSEDDDHDREWAVMKLINNFPYYERDFLEDILEQCDGDYQRAYTLLE; translated from the exons ATGGATAACAGACAGAATTTCTCAAACAGAAGGTTGAATTCTGGAGCTAGGAATATGTATGCAGGACAGGACAACCTGGACAACCAGGACAACAATTTTAACTCGCCGGATAGACAAAATACGCAGCCAGAACAAAACGAAAGACAACCTCAGTA TGCGGGCGCCTACACGATGATACCTCCCAATCAGTCTCGCCGGATCAAGACGCAGACCA tggcgcagaaggaagaggaggatctGCAGAGGTGGAGGGAGGAAAATCGGCCTGGCCCCATCAGCCTGGCCCCATCCCAGCTgg GCGGTAGCACGTCATTGGCTGAAGCTAGGCAGAGGCAGTTTAACCAATCACGGCAATGTAAACTCCAAAAAAAG CTGAAGCAGGAAGATTTGGAccggaggaagagggaggaggaggaacagaAGAACCAGCAGATGAAGACTGCACAGCGTGAGAAG TCTGACAAACTGAAGGAGAAGAGGGAACAAGAAGATCTCCAGAGAAGGTACCAGCACCAGCAGGATCGCCGGGC GAAAATGGAGCAGTTTCTTCAAAAGCATGAGAGCTGCAGCTCTGCGCCAGCGGGCCCGATCGCCTCCCAGCCCACGTCATCCTGG GATCGAACACGGGAGTACAGAGAGGCCCAAAGACAGGAGGAGAACATGGAACTCATGAGGAAGAAAGACGAGCAGAGGAGGAAG agtgATCTCCGAGAGGATAAAGAGAAACAACTGGAAGAGATGAAACAGAGGGAAATTGAAATGGACCATAGGCG GGTTAACTCGGCCTTCCTGGACAGTATTGAGGCCAGGTCCGGCTCTGCTAGGGGGGCTGAGCCCACTCCCGCCCCCCCTGAGGACCGCGGCGTCCAGCCGGCCAATCAGCCACGAGGCCCTGCCGGGCTGGCCAATCAGACACGAGGCTCCGCCGGGCCAGCCAATCAGCCGCGAGGCCCCGCCGGGCCAGCCAATCAGCCACGAGGCCCCGCCGGGGGCGGGCTGGCCCCGGCCCTGGCCGATGGCTCTGAGGGCGGCGCCGTTCAGCCGGCCAATGAGCCGCGAGCCCCAGCAGCGTCACCAGGGGGCGGGGAGGCCCCAGGGCTCGGCGACAGCTCAGAGGACGATG ATCACGATCGTGAATGGGCGGTGATGAAACTCATCAATAACTTCCCCTACTACGAGCGAGACTTCCTGGAGGACATCTTGGAGCAGTGCGACGGAGACTACCAGCGGGCCTACACCCTGCTCGAGTGA